One window from the genome of Candidatus Paceibacterota bacterium encodes:
- a CDS encoding phosphomannomutase/phosphoglucomutase, whose amino-acid sequence MNQVDRSIFKAYDIRGIYPSQLDEDVAYRIGKGYATFILGENPKTKNIVVGCDMRLSSPALKEKLISGLVDSGLNVIDVGLVSTPTFYFAVAYYGYDGGIQVSASHNPKEYNGFKLVKAKALPVSKDSGIMEMLDIIEKNRYVSSDKKGSVSKKTGIMEDLVKDQTSLVNISKLKKYKIVIDAANSMGAPDMEAFFEKVPADIVKLNFELDGSFPSHEADPLKEENLVLLKKKVVETKADFGIASDGDGDRYFLVDEKGESLRQEILRGIMAQEELKEDPEALVCYDIRPGRITKDMIDEMGGKSVVTPVGHSLIKAMMIRNNAVFGGESSGHYAYRRPYGTFEMPVILVAKFLRYLSGKDAPFSEIMKPYKIYFHSGEVNFKVKSVPDKLKEIESKFSDAEIGKLDGITVTYPDWWFNVRGSNTEPVIRLNLEAKSEKLRKEGIEKVSRIIEG is encoded by the coding sequence ATGAATCAAGTGGACCGATCAATATTTAAGGCGTATGACATAAGAGGGATCTATCCGTCGCAGCTTGATGAGGATGTGGCCTATAGGATTGGAAAGGGGTATGCGACTTTCATTCTCGGAGAAAATCCGAAAACAAAGAACATAGTGGTTGGTTGCGATATGAGATTGTCGAGTCCGGCGCTCAAGGAAAAGCTGATAAGCGGGCTTGTTGATAGCGGGCTTAATGTCATTGATGTCGGGCTGGTCAGCACTCCGACATTCTATTTTGCGGTGGCATATTACGGATATGACGGAGGGATCCAGGTATCGGCGTCTCATAATCCCAAGGAATATAACGGCTTCAAGTTGGTGAAAGCAAAGGCGCTTCCTGTAAGCAAAGATTCCGGGATCATGGAAATGCTGGATATCATTGAAAAAAACAGGTATGTTTCGTCCGATAAGAAAGGAAGCGTTTCAAAAAAAACCGGGATCATGGAAGATCTGGTCAAAGATCAAACCTCTCTTGTGAATATCTCCAAGCTGAAAAAATATAAGATCGTCATTGACGCAGCAAATTCCATGGGAGCCCCGGACATGGAAGCATTTTTTGAAAAAGTTCCGGCGGATATCGTCAAGCTAAATTTCGAGCTTGATGGTTCTTTTCCTTCGCATGAAGCCGATCCGCTGAAGGAAGAGAACCTTGTCCTCTTGAAGAAAAAAGTGGTTGAGACCAAAGCTGATTTCGGCATTGCATCCGACGGTGACGGAGACAGATATTTCCTTGTAGATGAAAAAGGGGAATCGCTGAGACAGGAGATCTTGAGGGGGATCATGGCGCAGGAAGAGCTGAAAGAAGATCCGGAAGCCCTGGTTTGCTATGATATAAGGCCGGGAAGGATCACGAAAGACATGATCGATGAAATGGGCGGAAAGTCCGTGGTCACTCCGGTGGGACACTCGCTCATAAAGGCGATGATGATAAGGAACAATGCGGTATTCGGCGGGGAATCTTCCGGGCACTATGCCTACAGGAGGCCCTATGGCACGTTTGAAATGCCGGTGATCCTGGTTGCCAAATTTTTGAGATATCTTTCCGGAAAAGACGCGCCTTTTTCCGAGATCATGAAACCCTACAAGATATATTTCCATTCCGGAGAGGTCAATTTCAAGGTGAAAAGCGTTCCCGACAAGCTGAAGGAGATCGAGAGCAAGTTCTCTGATGCCGAGATCGGAAAGCTTGACGGAATAACGGTCACATATCCGGATTGGTGGTTCAATGTCAGAGGGTCGAACACCGAACCTGTCATCAGGCTGAATCTTGAAGCAAAAAGCGAGAAGCTCAGGAAAGAGGGGATCGAGAAAGTTTCAAGGATAATCGAGGGTTAG
- a CDS encoding HAD family hydrolase, giving the protein MKIVIDFDDTIFDTYMFVQEIIEHFKRVGFTSDEFREIYRKSKEKMKDFDQKVVVDLFFQLKPFDKEEVVSEIDSLIERSEEFVYPDFKKFANERLRKELILLSFGSTDFQKRKIDNANIGNFFDKVHITDKDKVVYLENIYRGNPEDLIVFIDDKAVEIDKVKEKFPDVVTIKMERPRGGHVKIKSEKTDYVAKNFSDVKKIIKKISEAYESSGPINI; this is encoded by the coding sequence ATGAAAATCGTAATAGATTTCGATGATACTATCTTCGATACCTATATGTTCGTGCAAGAGATAATTGAACATTTTAAGAGAGTGGGATTTACGTCGGATGAATTCAGGGAAATATACAGGAAATCGAAGGAAAAAATGAAAGATTTCGATCAGAAGGTCGTAGTTGATCTTTTTTTTCAGCTGAAACCTTTTGACAAAGAGGAGGTTGTGAGTGAGATCGATTCCCTGATCGAGAGGTCGGAGGAGTTTGTTTATCCCGATTTCAAGAAGTTCGCCAATGAACGTCTCCGGAAGGAGCTTATTCTTCTTTCTTTCGGTTCGACCGATTTCCAGAAGAGAAAGATCGACAACGCGAATATAGGCAATTTTTTCGACAAGGTCCATATAACTGATAAGGACAAGGTGGTCTATCTGGAGAACATCTACAGGGGCAATCCGGAAGATCTGATTGTTTTCATAGACGACAAAGCTGTGGAGATCGACAAGGTCAAAGAAAAGTTTCCGGATGTGGTCACGATCAAAATGGAGAGGCCTAGGGGCGGGCATGTAAAGATCAAATCGGAAAAAACCGATTATGTGGCGAAGAATTTTTCCGACGTGAAGAAAATAATTAAAAAAATAAGCGAAGCATATGAATCAAGTGGACCGATCAATATTTAA
- the ychF gene encoding redox-regulated ATPase YchF, translated as MGFSVGIVGLPNVGKSTLFKTLTKKEVDISNYPFCTIDPNIGIVKVPDARLEKLAVFSKSKKIVPTAIEFVDIAGLVKDAHKGEGLGNKFLANIREVDMIAHIVRGFEDGNIIHVGNKVDPKNDIEVINLELILADLETVNKMLSKSERDVKSGDKVALIQKNILARYKEALEKGEMANTVQIEETEKEAAKSISLLTNKPVLFVVNVNENQKIDKDKFLPEIENKIFVPIKFELDLAELAEPEAIEFRKEANMDKNISSLDELITRCYELLGLITFLTTGEDETRAWTIKKDSTAPQAGRAIHTDFEQKFIRASVINWQKLLEAGSEASAVEKGLLRTEGKEYIVQDGDVIEFKI; from the coding sequence ATGGGATTTTCAGTCGGGATAGTCGGGCTTCCGAATGTCGGAAAATCGACCCTATTCAAAACATTGACCAAAAAAGAAGTGGATATTTCCAATTATCCTTTCTGCACCATCGATCCGAATATCGGGATCGTCAAAGTTCCGGACGCAAGGCTTGAGAAGCTGGCTGTTTTTTCAAAAAGCAAGAAAATTGTGCCGACTGCGATCGAGTTCGTGGACATAGCAGGATTGGTGAAAGACGCGCACAAAGGAGAAGGCCTCGGAAACAAGTTCCTCGCCAACATCCGGGAAGTGGACATGATCGCGCACATCGTCCGAGGCTTTGAAGACGGAAACATCATCCATGTCGGAAATAAGGTGGATCCGAAGAACGATATCGAAGTGATAAACTTAGAGTTAATACTGGCCGATCTTGAAACGGTCAACAAGATGCTAAGCAAGTCCGAAAGGGACGTGAAATCCGGAGACAAGGTCGCATTGATCCAAAAAAATATTTTGGCAAGATATAAAGAAGCGCTGGAAAAGGGTGAAATGGCAAACACGGTGCAAATTGAAGAAACAGAAAAAGAAGCGGCAAAAAGCATCAGCCTTCTCACCAACAAGCCGGTACTTTTTGTTGTGAATGTAAATGAAAATCAGAAGATAGACAAAGACAAGTTTTTGCCGGAAATAGAGAACAAGATCTTCGTTCCGATCAAATTCGAGCTGGACCTTGCGGAACTTGCTGAACCGGAAGCGATTGAATTCAGAAAAGAAGCGAACATGGACAAGAACATTTCAAGCCTCGACGAACTTATCACCAGATGCTATGAGCTTTTGGGGCTTATCACCTTCCTCACGACAGGAGAGGACGAGACTAGAGCCTGGACGATCAAAAAAGATTCGACCGCGCCTCAGGCGGGCCGCGCCATCCACACCGATTTTGAACAAAAGTTCATCCGCGCCAGCGTCATTAATTGGCAGAAACTTCTCGAAGCAGGCTCGGAAGCAAGCGCTGTGGAAAAGGGACTCCTGCGCACCGAAGGGAAAGAATATATCGTGCAGGATGGAGATGTGATTGAATTTAAAATCTAA
- a CDS encoding type II toxin-antitoxin system HicB family antitoxin — MGKIDLKNVVWKEGKYYVAQCLNVDISSFGKTKKEALMNLDEALGLYFEDNKKPKVTKIERPTLVKISICHV, encoded by the coding sequence ATGGGAAAAATTGATCTAAAAAATGTGGTCTGGAAAGAGGGCAAATACTATGTTGCTCAGTGTTTAAATGTGGATATTTCAAGTTTTGGAAAAACTAAAAAAGAAGCATTGATGAACTTAGATGAAGCTTTGGGACTATATTTTGAAGATAATAAAAAACCAAAAGTAACTAAGATAGAGAGACCGACGCTAGTAAAAATATCCATCTGCCATGTCTAA
- a CDS encoding DUF933 domain-containing protein, translating to MIIKVLQKRGFVFISQKGSAVEKGLLRTEGKEYIVQDGDVVEFKI from the coding sequence TTGATCATCAAAGTCCTCCAAAAGCGAGGCTTTGTTTTTATCTCTCAGAAAGGAAGCGCCGTGGAAAAAGGACTCCTCCGCACCGAAGGAAAGGAATATATCGTGCAGGATGGAGATGTCGTAGAATTTAAAATATAG
- a CDS encoding GDCCVxC domain-containing (seleno)protein: MKLKSTIKCPQCGFEKEETMPQDACQYFYICSKCQKRIEPKPGDCCVYCSYGSVKCPMKQVK, translated from the coding sequence ATGAAGCTAAAATCCACAATCAAATGCCCGCAATGCGGGTTTGAAAAAGAAGAAACAATGCCCCAAGACGCCTGCCAGTATTTTTATATTTGTTCAAAATGCCAAAAACGCATCGAGCCAAAACCAGGCGATTGCTGCGTGTATTGCTCTTATGGTTCCGTCAAATGTCCAATGAAACAGGTGAAATAA
- a CDS encoding metallophosphoesterase: MTKFAILTDIHLGPEGRFRGILRKINKDVKIFLDDFVEEMNGNVKPEFTVVLGDLVEDDNEANDRNNVGYIVKLLKKLKCPVYYAAGNHDLRNISEKDLAELFHYEKLYYSFDSGNLHFIVLFSRASKDETIRISDEQKEWLQKDLDSTDRKCVVFVHHGLADQDLTGNPWFEKKPEYCLIENRKEIRHIVSESKKVIAVFNSHLHWDKKDSHDGIPYFTIQSLVENEGDNGLASETHAVVNIVDDKVDVEVKGNYAKNFSHQS, translated from the coding sequence ATGACGAAATTCGCCATATTAACCGATATTCATCTGGGCCCGGAAGGCCGCTTCAGGGGCATTCTTCGCAAAATAAACAAGGATGTGAAAATATTTTTGGACGATTTTGTCGAGGAAATGAATGGGAATGTAAAACCTGAATTCACGGTTGTCCTCGGAGATCTGGTCGAGGACGACAATGAGGCCAATGACAGGAATAATGTCGGCTACATCGTAAAGTTGCTGAAAAAGTTGAAGTGTCCTGTCTATTATGCTGCCGGAAACCATGATCTTAGGAACATTTCAGAAAAAGATCTGGCGGAATTGTTTCATTATGAAAAGCTATACTATTCATTTGATTCCGGCAATCTTCATTTCATCGTTCTATTTTCGAGGGCATCGAAAGATGAAACGATCAGGATCTCGGATGAACAAAAGGAATGGCTTCAGAAGGATCTGGATTCGACGGACAGAAAATGCGTTGTTTTCGTCCATCATGGATTAGCCGACCAGGACCTGACGGGAAACCCATGGTTTGAAAAAAAACCTGAATACTGCCTTATTGAAAACAGAAAAGAGATCAGGCACATAGTCTCCGAATCAAAAAAAGTTATTGCGGTTTTCAACAGCCACTTGCATTGGGACAAGAAAGACTCTCATGACGGTATCCCCTATTTCACGATCCAGTCTTTGGTTGAAAATGAGGGCGACAATGGATTAGCAAGCGAAACGCACGCAGTGGTCAATATTGTTGACGATAAGGTTGACGTTGAGGTGAAGGGTAATTATGCAAAAAACTTTTCACATCAAAGCTGA
- a CDS encoding polyprenyl synthetase family protein — MKKRQLFNLMKNTAEDIDKYLIEKLEELEKEDRLLHESVSRLVSLRRNKPKLRATLGRLIYEYCGGKNWHDILPLLGFMELSTISTYVLDDIIDSQPEREGKIATHEEFGLNYGIIAGSLQAFISIKLLSDLKIKDCSKLKILTLANQMWEILWVGEGINEDMKDDTTAAKYIERCYKICGVMFETMAKTSAIAADSSDREVEQFGEIGRVFGTGVMARNDLTCFLPEEIMRKNSKALSRISFEDVRKGIWTYPIICAMEKEESDKAQIRKLLGNKKASGEELLDLTKTLIRLGCIDETLDLITSYKLKGLDRVDRLNESDPKAYLVELFELLENTREYVKEL, encoded by the coding sequence TATTGCATGAGTCAGTGTCTCGTCTGGTTAGTTTAAGGAGAAATAAGCCAAAGTTGCGCGCTACATTAGGCAGGCTGATCTATGAATATTGCGGTGGTAAAAACTGGCACGATATTCTTCCGTTGCTTGGTTTTATGGAATTATCAACCATCTCTACGTATGTGCTTGATGATATCATTGATAGTCAACCAGAGAGAGAAGGAAAAATTGCTACACATGAAGAATTCGGCCTAAATTACGGGATTATCGCCGGAAGTTTGCAGGCATTTATCTCTATCAAGCTGTTATCGGATTTAAAGATCAAGGATTGTTCCAAATTAAAAATATTAACTCTGGCAAACCAAATGTGGGAAATTCTGTGGGTAGGCGAAGGAATAAACGAGGATATGAAGGATGACACAACAGCTGCAAAATATATCGAAAGATGTTATAAGATTTGCGGGGTGATGTTTGAAACTATGGCTAAGACGTCTGCCATAGCAGCGGATTCCAGTGATCGCGAGGTCGAACAGTTTGGCGAGATAGGAAGGGTATTCGGGACTGGCGTAATGGCGAGAAACGATCTAACGTGTTTTTTGCCGGAAGAAATCATGCGCAAAAACTCTAAGGCACTATCGAGGATTTCTTTCGAAGACGTAAGAAAGGGAATATGGACATACCCGATCATCTGTGCAATGGAAAAAGAAGAGAGTGATAAAGCTCAAATAAGAAAATTGCTGGGCAATAAAAAAGCTTCAGGGGAAGAGCTGCTGGATCTGACTAAAACATTGATCCGGCTCGGGTGCATTGATGAAACACTGGACTTGATCACTTCATATAAATTGAAAGGCCTGGATCGTGTTGATAGATTAAACGAATCCGATCCCAAAGCGTATCTCGTTGAACTATTTGAACTTTTGGAAAATACGAGAGAATATGTAAAGGAACTTTAA